The stretch of DNA TATCGCCCGCATACAAGTCTACGCCGCCTACGATCCCCTCGAGATCACGTTTGAGGACCTGACCCGCGATTATACGTCGGAAATGCGGCGGATCATGGAAGAATGCAGGGATCTCACGGAAGAAGAACTTATGCGGGACGTTTATGTGGACTTCACCTTCGATCTCTGCCCGGCCTGCCAGAAAAAATACATACAGAACCCGCTCCAGATTGCCGGCCCGGCCGCTTGAAGAGGCATTTCATCCATGTGAAAGTTATGGTTTGTTTTAATAGTAAAGCGGTTTATCTTATATTATTATATTGACAATTTATTAACGATTCTGCTTGCAAGCCGTTTTTGATGGGTTAAACTGCGCGACCATTTTTTCCGATTCTGTTTCGCGTTTTTCAAGGGTTTCGACGGGCGGCCTCCTGAAAAGAAGGGCTGCCAAAAGCAACGGATGAACTACAGAAAGTCCATAAACGGGTACGCTCGCCACGCGCCGGTTGTCCGGGCGGTTCTGGCGGTGCTGGGCGCCGTGACGCTCCTGGCCCAGTTGGCCCTGGCCGGCTGGCGGAGCGCGCGGTCCTCCGATACAGAGCTCGCTGATCATCAGATCCGGGCGTGGAGCCAGCAAAAAACGGAGGTCACGCCGGCATGGGCTCCGGAAGATTGCCTGGTGGAAGCGGTGATCCAGGTGGAATCCGGGGGCAATCCCCGGAAAGTCGGCAAGGCCGGCGAGCGTGGCCTCATGCAGATCAAGAAGGGAACTTGGCGCGAGGTGACGAGGCGCCTGTACGGCAAGCCCCTTCCGTTCGACCGGGCCTTCGAGCCGGAACTCAACCAGATCGTCGGCCGGGCTTACCTGGAGTACCTTGGCGGTTTTCTGCGGCAGAACCAGGCCCGCTGGCAAGCCGACGAATTGTCCCTTCTGCTGGCCTGCTACAATGCCGGGCCCACGCGCGTGGAGAAGGGCGGCTTCAACCCGGCTCGCTGGCCGGCCTTCACGCGGGATTATGTCCAGCGCGTCACGGCCCTCCGCGAGCACTACCTGGCCGAAGGGCCGCCGGCCGCGCGGATATTGATCGCCCGCGTGCCTCCCGCGGTTCCCTCCCGCTCTTGATTCTTCAAGGGTTCGTCAAGGATTCTCCACCGTCCAGGCCGTAGCCCCTTGACCGTGGGCGGGTTACGTCTTTCCCTCCCGGCCTTGCTTTTTTTGCAGAATTCGAAGGGGGCCGGCGTAGTAGAGGGTGAGGGCCAAGGTGAAACCGCTGCATAGGGGGAACCCATGAAGAAGCGCTTCGGGATGCTGGCGTGGATGCTGGCCGGAGTTGCCGGCTGGGCCCGCGCCCAAGCACCGTTCCCCTTTTTCGACGGCTTCGAATCCGGCGCGCTGTCCGGCTACTGGTCCGCCAGTTCCACCGGCAACGGGCGAATTCGCGTGACCTCCGTGGGGCCGCCATACGAAGGGGCGTACAATGCCGTGCTGGACAGCACCAGCGGCTACGCGCTCAACGAACTGGTGCTGGCGGTGGATCTTGCCGGCCAGACCAACGTGTTCCTCGACTGCTGGGCCCGGAACTACTACGACGATAGCCATCCGATGCCCGACCAGTTCGCGGGCTCCACCAATGCCGACGGGATCGCCTTGAGCACGGACGGCGTGACGTGGCACCGGCTGGCGGCCCTGTCCTACTCGTCGTCGCAGGCGTTCACCAACGTGCTGGTGGACCTGGTGGCGTTTGCGAACAGCCGGGGCCTGACCTTGGACGGCCACGTGCGAATCAAGTTCCAGCAGTACGATAACTTCGCCTTCCTGTCGGATGACGGCTGGGCCTTCGACAACATTCGGCTTTACGACGCCGCGCGGGCGGCCGACTTGGCCCTGGGCCTGTCGGCTTCGCCCGACCCGGTCGCCGCGGGCCATTCCCTGGTCTATGCCCTCGTGGTGTCAAATTCCTCCTCCATGACGGCGGAGGAGGTGGTGCTCACCAACACGCTGCCGGCCGGCGCCGCACCGGTGTCCGTCACGGCCAGCCAGGGCGCGTGGGTCACGAACGGCTCCGTGATCGTGGCCGAACTGGGCGCCATCGCGGGCGGCGGGGCGGCCACCCTGGACATCGTTGTGCAGTATGCGGCCGAAGGCTTCGTCACCAACCGGGCCTCGGTTACCACGACAACGACGGAAGCCGGCGCCGGCCGCAACGAGGCCGCCGTCACCACGCGCGTGGACCGGGTGGGCGGCGACCTGTTCTTTCGCCCGGCGGTGTACAACCGCGACGAGGCCCGGGGATCGGTCACCCTGACCGTGCAGCGGACGAACGGCGTGGTGGGCGAGATCACGGTCGACTACGAAACGGTGGACGGGACGGCGGTCGCCGGGATCGACTACACGGCCCGGAGCGGCACGCTGACCCTGACCAACGGGCAGACGAACATCCAGTGGACGGTTTCGATCCAAGACGACGGCGAGTCCGAGCCCGACGAGTCTTTCTCCGTACGTCTTGGCCATCCCGCCGGCGGCGCCGTCCTGGCCGCGCCGAGCAACGCCACCGTGACGATCCGCGACGACGACGGCGCGGCCGCGATGCCGTTCGAGGAGGATTTCGAATCGGGCGCCCTCTCGAATTACTGGGCGACGTACACCACCGGTCTGCTCGGCCCCCAGATCACCGTCAGCAACAGCCCGTACGGCGGGCTCTCGCACCTCAACATGAACGGCGATTACGCCTCCTACTCGCTCAACGAGTTGATCCTGTCTGTCGATCTCGCGGGCCGCGAGGGCGTGTACCTCCGGTTCTGGCACAAGCGCTTCCAGTACGAGACCGACAGCGCCATGAGCGATTCGTTCCAGGGCCACACCTACGCGGACGGCGTGGCCATCAGCGTGGACGGGACGAACTGGTACAAGGTCCAGGACCTGACGTTCGCCGAGACCGGGACCAACGAGTACCGGCAGTTCGACGTGGCGCTGGACCCGGTCCTCGCCGCGCGGGGGCTGGGCTTCACCGACCGCGTGCGGATCAAGTTCCAGGCCAACGGGTATTACTATCCGCCGTATTACGGGCGCTTCTTCGACGACATATCGCTTTACACGAGCGCCGGCGATCTGCGGTTCAGCGCGGAAGACTGGCCGGTCGCCGAGGGCGCGGGCGCGGTCACGGTCACGGTGGAGCGCGTGAACGGGGACTCCGGCGAGGTGAGCGTGGACTACGCGACCGCCGACAGCACGGCCGCCGAGGGCGATGACTACGCGGCCGCGTCGGGCACGCTGGTCTTCTCCAACGGGGTCCGCGCGCAATCGTTTGCCGTGCCCATTTTCGAGGACGTCGACGACGAACCGTCGGAAGCCTTCACGGTTCAACTGTTCGACCCGCTGGGCGGCGCCGGCCTGGCCAGCCCGACGCAGGCGGTCGTGACCATCGAGGACGACGACGGGCCCGGGGAACTGTCCTTCAGCGCGGCCCAGTACGCCGAGCAGGAAGACACCGGCCTGGCCGCGATCGCCGTGAACCGCCGGTTCGGTTTCGACGGGGAGGTGTCCGTGTCGTGGCGCACCCAGGCGGGCACGGCGACGCCGGGCGCGGATTACGTGGAGACCACCGGCACGTTGACGTTCGCGGAAGGATCAGCCCAGGAAATTTTCGAGGTGCCGCTGCTGGACGACGCGGACATCGAGGGGCCCGAAACCGTCCAGGTCTTCCTCTACGACCCGGAGGACGGCGCGGCCCTCGCGGCGCCGACCAACGCCTGGCTGACGATCCAGGACGACGAGGCGCCGCGCGCCGCCTTCCCGTTCTACGAGGGCTTCGAGTCCGGCGCGTGGTCGAACTACTGGACCGTCCAGTCCTCCGGCGCCGGCCGGATCGCCCTGACGAACCGGACCGCGGGCTTCGAGGGCGACCGGAGCCTCACCATGGACTCCGCCTCGGGCGAGGCGCTCAACGAGGCGACGCTGACGGTGGACCTGTCCGGCCAGACCAGCGTGATCCTCCGCTGCTGGACGCGCGATTTTTCCGACGCCGCGCACGCCATGCCCGCGACGTTCACCGGGGCCACCAACGCCGACGGGATCGCCGTCAGCGCCGACGGCCTGACCTGGCACCGCCTGGTGGACCTCGCCGCGGTCGGCGCGCACGCGGTGTACACCAACCTGGTCGTGGACCTTGCGGGCCTGGCCTCCACGCAGGGAGTTCCCCTGACCGCGACCTTCCAGGTCCGGTTCCAGCAGTACGACGACGGGGCCTACCCGTCGCGCGGCCGGTCCTTCGACCACG from Kiritimatiellia bacterium encodes:
- a CDS encoding lytic transglycosylase domain-containing protein — protein: MNYRKSINGYARHAPVVRAVLAVLGAVTLLAQLALAGWRSARSSDTELADHQIRAWSQQKTEVTPAWAPEDCLVEAVIQVESGGNPRKVGKAGERGLMQIKKGTWREVTRRLYGKPLPFDRAFEPELNQIVGRAYLEYLGGFLRQNQARWQADELSLLLACYNAGPTRVEKGGFNPARWPAFTRDYVQRVTALREHYLAEGPPAARILIARVPPAVPSRS
- a CDS encoding DUF11 domain-containing protein; its protein translation is MKKRFGMLAWMLAGVAGWARAQAPFPFFDGFESGALSGYWSASSTGNGRIRVTSVGPPYEGAYNAVLDSTSGYALNELVLAVDLAGQTNVFLDCWARNYYDDSHPMPDQFAGSTNADGIALSTDGVTWHRLAALSYSSSQAFTNVLVDLVAFANSRGLTLDGHVRIKFQQYDNFAFLSDDGWAFDNIRLYDAARAADLALGLSASPDPVAAGHSLVYALVVSNSSSMTAEEVVLTNTLPAGAAPVSVTASQGAWVTNGSVIVAELGAIAGGGAATLDIVVQYAAEGFVTNRASVTTTTTEAGAGRNEAAVTTRVDRVGGDLFFRPAVYNRDEARGSVTLTVQRTNGVVGEITVDYETVDGTAVAGIDYTARSGTLTLTNGQTNIQWTVSIQDDGESEPDESFSVRLGHPAGGAVLAAPSNATVTIRDDDGAAAMPFEEDFESGALSNYWATYTTGLLGPQITVSNSPYGGLSHLNMNGDYASYSLNELILSVDLAGREGVYLRFWHKRFQYETDSAMSDSFQGHTYADGVAISVDGTNWYKVQDLTFAETGTNEYRQFDVALDPVLAARGLGFTDRVRIKFQANGYYYPPYYGRFFDDISLYTSAGDLRFSAEDWPVAEGAGAVTVTVERVNGDSGEVSVDYATADSTAAEGDDYAAASGTLVFSNGVRAQSFAVPIFEDVDDEPSEAFTVQLFDPLGGAGLASPTQAVVTIEDDDGPGELSFSAAQYAEQEDTGLAAIAVNRRFGFDGEVSVSWRTQAGTATPGADYVETTGTLTFAEGSAQEIFEVPLLDDADIEGPETVQVFLYDPEDGAALAAPTNAWLTIQDDEAPRAAFPFYEGFESGAWSNYWTVQSSGAGRIALTNRTAGFEGDRSLTMDSASGEALNEATLTVDLSGQTSVILRCWTRDFSDAAHAMPATFTGATNADGIAVSADGLTWHRLVDLAAVGAHAVYTNLVVDLAGLASTQGVPLTATFQVRFQQYDDGAYPSRGRSFDHVSLAPAPAATSTVIRAQDFEGGTGDTWAFRMAPGTGRMAVRPERKNTGARSLLLAGSNRQNADPYLEFDNVSIAGYNHVRLSVAFSASGVDTSDDLYLDLSYNNGASWSGAGSVKLVDGYSNAEIPFGGTSPSNPTTVSNNPWTVEIPAGQTQVKARLRFDERSGDYNNTNDYYFVDAVTLYYLPTNQPPALAPIGDRTALVSNRLEFAVTATDIDGDAVTLTASNLPSGAVFDPVTGVSPVTNRFEFTPDVGQADAVYEITFHAADADGSISETVTVRVLDKVVTFSTNRLFVDEESGGVTIGVALSRPADVTVPLAITGPAELGVDFNLSSTALTFTADGPAEQTFTVTPLDDALPEGPEGIGLALASTPDATAGDDGCDVFLRDDDSVTIATANLTSGGTAVYQGPGERILEALMADVVAIQEFNVTNAGGPRAFVDAHFGTNFSYYVQPSGALPNGVISRWPILDAGVWEDPQVSDREFVWATVDVPGGRPLHVICVHLHYSGGVSSRQLEAAMLTNYIAQAGFHPSDYVVVGGDLNTQNRSEAAWTILKTVVSDDRRPADQNGETDTNQPRDKPYDVVLPNPFLDARHQPVSFGGLTFPEGVVFDTRLWAEDAIPAPALTSDSAALSMQHMGVMKLFALDRFVTLLTTAGAGGSVDPADPEVGVGSNQVFTITADPYCHISWIATNGAAWTPAGQPSELVWTWTNLQENGRLEVGFAESRATNDVPYRWLAGYQLTNETWDAEAMKDGDDDGMAAWEEFLADTDPTDPDSFFAVIQLAGEADRSITFVSSTARVYAVYCTADISEGGEWDVLVQAQPGAGRLTTVSDTNPAPARVYRVGVSVP